The Aquincola tertiaricarbonis genomic sequence GTAACCCTGCTCGTTCACCAGCGCGGTGGCCGCACGCAGAAAGGCGTCGGCCGCCGCGTCGCTGACGTCCAGCAGGCGCCAGCCGGCCTCGGGCGACGCGGCCTCCTGCGGCCAGCGGCCGCCGGCCAGCACGCCGTGCAGCAGGACGTCGGCGGCCTGCGCGGCCAGATCGGCGTACTCGTCGGGCTCGTACTGCCACAGCCACACCCGCAGCCACAGCGCGGCCGACAGCAGCACGTGGCCGCGCGCGTTCAGCTCGCGGCGGCCGATGCCGGCGGTCTCCGGGCCCTTGAGCAGGCCGCGCACTTGTCTATACATGTCGGTGTAGCGGCCCCAGGCCTCTTCGGCCTGCGGGCTGGGCAGGGCCAGCATGTCATTGAACTGCATGACCGCCGGCTGCTCGCCGCGCTCCACTGCGGCCAGCGCCTGCGCATGGCCCACCAGGTAGGCGCGCACCCGGGTGGCCACATCGGGCTGCCGTGCGGCCTCGGCCACCAACTGGTCGTGCAGGTCCAGCGCGCGCAGCACGCAGGCGATCGCCAGGTCTTCCTTCTTGCGGTAGTAGTAGGTCACGCTGTTGGTGACCAGGCCCACCCGGCCGGCGATGTCGGCCAGCGTGGCACCCTTGACGCCACGCTCGTTGAACACCGCCACCGCGGCCTGCAGCAGGGCCTCGCGCTTTTCCTGGAAGCGCA encodes the following:
- a CDS encoding TetR/AcrR family transcriptional regulator — translated: MSSPALPLRTAPAATAAQTLRFQEKREALLQAAVAVFNERGVKGATLADIAGRVGLVTNSVTYYYRKKEDLAIACVLRALDLHDQLVAEAARQPDVATRVRAYLVGHAQALAAVERGEQPAVMQFNDMLALPSPQAEEAWGRYTDMYRQVRGLLKGPETAGIGRRELNARGHVLLSAALWLRVWLWQYEPDEYADLAAQAADVLLHGVLAGGRWPQEAASPEAGWRLLDVSDAAADAFLRAATALVNEQGYRGASVDKISARLNVTKGSFYHHHDNKEDLITECFERSFSVLRQALRLAAQAEGDGGARAAAAGRALVRFQLSAQGPLLRASATSALPDQAHRDTVRTTLHRLTQRMAGLLVQGVVDGSVRPLDTQMAAQVLVGGINAAAELHRWVPDARVDSAAELYARPLFQGLLVPAG